In the genome of Cryptomeria japonica chromosome 8, Sugi_1.0, whole genome shotgun sequence, one region contains:
- the LOC131857740 gene encoding uncharacterized protein LOC131857740, whose amino-acid sequence MRIMAWNVRGLNTPNKWYLIKRQIDEAKGDIWVLQETKWNISEIDMRMQVWRQWTGLWKLMVPRELGLMTGLKYGHKTLEGCIWGYMGWDCRLKLAFPSLSIPPLFGNSSSKPPLRSRPLVQCDTRDPGWVKINFNGASLGNPSPSGIGCVIRDEFSNSLMEVSKHIGHSTNNLAEFRVALHGIQVGVCSGAWKTHLEGDSLNVVNAIRKNETPCWILNQWLRPIKSLLNDLEDFHISHIYREGNVIADGLAKEAM is encoded by the exons ATGAGGATCATGgcctggaatgtcaggggcttaaataCCCCTAACAAGTGGTACTTGATCAAGCGTCAAATTGATGAGGCTAAAGGAGACATTTGGGTGCTACAAGAAACAAAGTGGAACATATCAGAGATTGATATGCGGATGCAAGTGTGGAGACAATGGACTGGTTTGTGGAAGCTGATGGTGCCTCGAGAG CTGGGATTGATGACTGGTTTAAAATATGGCCACAAAACCCTTGAAGGTTGTATTTGGGGATATATGG GTTGGGACTGTAGACTAAAACTCGCCTTTCCAAGTCTTTCTATTCCGCCTCTGTTTGGGAATAGTTCCTCCAAACCCCCGCTTCGATCCAGACCCCTTGTTCAATGTGATACACGTGATCCTGGTTGGGTCAAGATTAATTTCAACGGGGCTTCTTTGGGCAACCCAAGCCCTAGTGGCATTGGGTGTGTGATTCGTGATGAATTCAGTAATTCCCTAATGGAAGTTTCAAAACACATTGGTCATTCTACAAATAATTTAGCAGAGTTTCGTGTTGCATTACATGGCATACAGGTTGGGGTTTGTAGTGGGGCCTGGAAAACCCATTTGGAAGGCGACTCCCTAAATGTGGTAAATGCGATTAGGAAAAATGAAACTCCATGTTGGATCCTCAACCAATGGCTCCGACCAATCAAATCTTTGTTGAATGATCTGGAGGACTTTCATATAAGTCATATCTATCGGGAAGGGAATGTGATAGCAGATGGTCTAGCTAAAGAGGCGATGTAG
- the LOC131074606 gene encoding uncharacterized protein LOC131074606, producing the protein MGDSRNKFTFTIPPFKACHNLLRTFSATAYAGPHSLFQLHITTLFFPLFSITKRLLQRFKNQQNICTELCRSVMERSQSLEKIRQITKKLQRLGSLKKTLSFKLRRRFIDQEEEDENQIERRRSESSVPRGHMADYVVKEDRRRSESSVPRGHMADYGVKEDRQRKRRLENSVPRGHLAVYAAKEDCEGRRFVIPVDYLKQPVFKDLLRMAEEEFGFDYVTGLLTIPCDPELFEEIIDRLKVSGGLHVYYSPVTSLTSSCAYNSKSNFSNGKILMVQ; encoded by the coding sequence ATGGGGGACAGCAGAAACAAATTCACATTTACTATCCCGCCATTCAAGGCATGCCACAACCTCCTGCGAACTTTCAGCGCCACCGCTTATGCCGGACCTCATTCCCTTTTTCAGTTGCATATAACTACTCTTTTCTTCCCACTCTTCTCCATTACAAAGCGCCTCCTTCAAAGATTCAAGAATCAGCAAAATATTTGCACAGAGCTCTGTAGATCAGTAATGGAGAGAAGCCAGAGCCTGGAGAAGATAAGGCAGATCACAAAGAAGTTGCAGAGGCTTGGAAGTCTGAAGAAAACGCTTTCATTTAAGCTGCGCCGCCGCTTTATCGACCAGGAGGAGGAAGATGAGAACCAGATTGAAAGGAGGCGCTCGGAAAGTTCTGTTCCGCGAGGTCACATGGCGGATTACGTCGTGAAAGAGGATCGGCGGCGGTCTGAAAGCTCTGTTCCGCGAGGTCACATGGCGGATTACGGTGTAAAGGAGGATCGGCAGAGGAAGCGGCGGTTGGAAAATTCTGTTCCGAGAGGTCACCTGGCGGTTTACGCTGCAAAGGAGGATTGCGAGGGGAGGCGGTTTGTTATTCCGGTGGATTATTTGAAGCAGCCTGTATTTAAAGATCTGCTGCGAATGGCAGAGGAGGAGTTCGGCTTTGATTATGTTACCGGACTTCTTACTATTCCCTGCGATCCAGAACTATTTGAGGAGATTATTGATAGATTGAAAGTTTCAGGAGGCCTTCATGTGTATTACAGTCCAGTGACATCTTTAACATCCTCATGTGCTTACAATTCCAAGTCTAATTTCAGTAATGGCAAGATTCTGATGGTGCAATGA